A single genomic interval of Antarcticibacterium arcticum harbors:
- a CDS encoding M14 family metallopeptidase, whose protein sequence is MKKIYVALLGFTLLISCDLSKYRLVENYNFETVFESSKGQETATYRQVIDYYEQLAEAFPSITLQKYGETDSGEPLHLAIYSPGEDFDLNKLRDNHTIVFINNGIHPGESDGIDATMLLFRNLAMDSLATPKNTILVTIPVYNIGGALNRNSTSRANQNGPAEYGFRGNARNFDLNRDFIKADTKNTRSFAEIFHTVSPDIFIDTHVSNGADYQYTLTHLFTQHNKLGGELGEYLENRMIPSFTKSLWEHDWEITPYVNVYNEVPDKGFNQFLDTPRYSTGYATLWNTLGLMIETHMLKPYSERVEGTYRALLSIIAVSERDWSTIKDLRARAQRKYLTERYYPVNFKVDSSASSKITFKGYEGETITSEITGMNRLRYNREKPFEKEIDYFNNYIPQERIEIPRAYVIPQGWWNVINVLKDNKIEMTPFSRDTVLQVEAYRIEDFGTRTTSYEGHYPHYNTKVSKTIENVKFRKGDMYIKTFQPGVRYLLETLEPITTDSFFNWNFFDGILQQKEGFSSYVFEDEAKKMLSEDEAINEEFQAEKRGNPEFSKNAYEQLNWLYKRSGHYESSHLRYPVFRVSR, encoded by the coding sequence CTCCAAGGGGCAGGAAACAGCTACTTACAGACAGGTTATTGATTATTATGAACAATTGGCAGAGGCGTTTCCAAGTATTACACTTCAAAAATACGGGGAAACCGATAGCGGGGAACCATTACATCTTGCCATTTATAGCCCTGGTGAAGATTTTGATCTAAATAAATTAAGGGATAACCATACCATTGTTTTCATTAATAACGGTATTCACCCGGGAGAAAGCGACGGAATTGATGCAACTATGTTGTTATTCAGGAATCTGGCCATGGATTCTTTGGCAACTCCAAAAAACACTATTTTAGTAACTATACCAGTGTATAATATTGGTGGTGCTTTAAACAGGAATTCTACCTCAAGGGCAAACCAAAATGGCCCTGCGGAATATGGTTTCAGAGGCAATGCCCGCAATTTTGATCTCAATAGGGATTTCATAAAGGCCGATACTAAAAACACCCGTAGTTTTGCTGAAATTTTCCATACCGTTAGTCCGGATATTTTTATTGATACCCACGTAAGCAACGGGGCCGATTATCAATACACCCTTACCCATTTATTCACCCAACACAACAAACTGGGAGGGGAACTGGGAGAATATCTAGAAAACCGAATGATCCCTTCATTTACAAAATCCCTTTGGGAACATGACTGGGAGATCACACCGTATGTGAACGTATATAATGAAGTACCGGACAAAGGATTTAATCAATTCCTGGATACTCCCCGCTATTCAACAGGATATGCCACCTTGTGGAACACTCTTGGACTTATGATTGAGACGCATATGTTAAAACCATACAGTGAGCGGGTGGAAGGAACTTACAGGGCATTATTATCAATAATCGCTGTTTCTGAAAGGGATTGGTCTACCATTAAAGATCTAAGAGCCCGTGCCCAAAGAAAATACCTTACAGAACGTTATTACCCGGTGAACTTTAAAGTTGACAGCAGCGCCAGTTCAAAGATCACTTTTAAAGGTTATGAGGGAGAAACAATTACCAGTGAGATAACAGGGATGAACCGGCTACGGTATAACAGGGAAAAACCTTTTGAAAAGGAGATAGATTATTTTAATAATTACATTCCACAGGAACGAATTGAAATTCCACGGGCTTATGTTATCCCCCAGGGTTGGTGGAATGTAATAAACGTTTTAAAAGATAATAAAATTGAAATGACACCGTTTAGCCGCGATACTGTTCTGCAGGTTGAGGCATACCGTATTGAGGATTTTGGAACCCGCACCACTTCCTATGAAGGCCATTATCCTCATTATAACACTAAAGTTTCCAAGACTATTGAAAATGTAAAATTCCGAAAAGGTGATATGTATATAAAAACCTTTCAGCCGGGAGTGAGATATTTACTCGAAACCCTGGAACCTATTACCACAGATTCTTTCTTTAACTGGAATTTCTTTGATGGAATTCTTCAACAAAAAGAAGGTTTTTCGTCTTATGTTTTTGAGGATGAAGCAAAGAAAATGCTTTCGGAGGATGAAGCCATTAACGAGGAATTTCAGGCTGAAAAACGAGGCAATCCGGAATTTTCAAAAAATGCCTATGAGCAGTTAAACTGGCTCTATAAAAGGTCTGGACACTATGAAAGCTCCCATTTACGCTACCCTGTCTTTAGGGTTAGCCGTTAA